One stretch of Myxocyprinus asiaticus isolate MX2 ecotype Aquarium Trade chromosome 23, UBuf_Myxa_2, whole genome shotgun sequence DNA includes these proteins:
- the LOC127413909 gene encoding synaptojanin-2-binding protein-like, whose translation MNGSAHSAPTVLDIKLKRGPAGLGFNIVGGVDQQYVMNDTGIYVAKIKENGAAAQDGRLQEGDKILAINGRKLENLSHSAAVELFRSAGEDVQLSVQQRSSLPQNGPASSRSDGESSPALGTWTLFTVFTLAVAAAGFFIYKRIQLRHRGPC comes from the exons ATGAACGGATCCGCGCATAGTGCGCCGACGGTTCTTGATATTAAGCTCAAAAGAGGCCCAGCTG GTCTGGGGTTTAATATAGTGGGTGGAGTGGACCAACAGTATGTAATGAATGACACCGGAATCTATGTGGCAAAAATCAAAGAAAACGGAGCAGCTGCACAGGACGGACGTCTGCAGGAGGGAGACAAAATACTTGCG ataaatggTCGAAAGTTGGAGAATCTGTCTCACAGTGCAGCAGTGGAACTGTTTCGGTCTGCAGGAGAGGATGTGCAGCTCAGTGTGCAGCAGCGA TCTTCGCTCCCGCAAAATGGCCCCGCAAGCTCTCGCAGTGATGGAGAATCTTCACCTGCTCTTGGCACATGGACATTGTTTACTGTATTCACTCTGGCAGTAGCAGCAGCAGGTTTCTTCATTTACAAACGCATTCAGCTGCGTCATCGTGGACCATGTTAA
- the lgals3a gene encoding galectin-3, translated as MADFSLADAIQDDASGVASKTSHTNPSAPGNGAPPPTNPGWPGAAPGGPSFPSSGGPAQPSAPSGFPQTGPSAPGPFPSGLGAPGQFPGAPAAPGGYPPGPGVPGQFPSNPGAPGQFPPMPGQFPPGGAPMPYPVPGQFPSPPGAPQGPYPNMPYPPGPAGPGMYGPGGPGAFPPDGGPGYGGGVFPPIPAGSWGPPGGGFPPQPGPPGGFGPGPMGPYGGPAAPGGMLPVPYDLPLHAGIMPRLLITIVGEPVPGGNRFQVDFLRGPDVVFHFNPRFHEHTIVRNSELGGCWGPEEREGGFPFVQGRQFELKILVETDGFKVAVDDIHLLEYEHRTGGMEDVTCLHIEGDVTLFSVAPSMI; from the exons ATGGCAGACTTTTCG CTTGCTGACGCTATCCAGGATGATGCTTCTGGTGTAGCATCGAAAACTAGTCACACCAATCCATCAGCTCCTGGAAACGGGGCCCCGCCCCCCACTAATCCTGGCTGGCCTGGTGCGGCCCCTGGTGGCCCAAGTTTCCCATCCTCAGGAGGCCCTGCCCAACCATCAGCCCCTTCTGGCTTTCCTCAGACTGGGCCGTCTGCTCCTGGACCCTTTCCCTCCGGCCTAGGAGCCCCGGGACAGTTTCCTGGAGCCCCAGCTGCCCCGGGTGGATACCCTCCAGGCCCGGGTGTACCAGGACAATTCCCCTCCAACCCTGGAGCTCCAGGACAGTTCCCCCCCATGCCAGGTCAGTTCCCACCAGGTGGGGCACCCATGCCATACCCAGTTCCTGGACAGTTCCCCTCCCCACCTGGAGCTCCACAGGGCCCGTACCCAAATATGCCTTACCCACCTGGACCAGCTGGGCCTGGCATGTACGGTCCAGGTGGCCCTGGTGCCTTTCCCCCAGATGGAGGTCCAGGATATGGAGGAGGAGTGTTTCCCCCAATACCTGCAGGGTCCTGGGGTCCCCCTGGAGGGGGCTTTCCTCCTCAGCCCGGCCCGCCAGGAGGCTTCGGTCCTGGGCCCATGGGACCATACGGTGGGCCTGCTGCTCCAGGTGGAATGCTG CCAGTGCCGTATGATCTTCCGCTGCATGCAGGGATAATGCCTCGCCTTCTGATTACGATTGTGGGTGAGCCAGTACCAGGAGGAAACag GTTCCAGGTAGATTTTCTGAGGGGGCCTGACGTGGTTTTCCATTTCAACCCTCGTTTTCATGAGCACACCATTGTACGGAACTCAGAACTTGGGGGCTGCTGGGGTCctgaggagagagaggggggCTTTCCCTTTGTGCAGGGCAGACAATTTGAG CTGAAGATACTGGTGGAGACAGATGGGTTTAAGGTGGCCGTGGACGACATTCATCTGCTGGAGTATGAGCACAGAACAGGCGGAATGGAGGATGTCACTTGTCTGCACATAGAGGGAGACGTCACTCTGTTCAGCGTTGCCCCCAGCATGATCTAA
- the LOC127413911 gene encoding glia maturation factor beta has product MSESLVVCEVDEDLVKKLRDFRFRKETNNAAIIMKIDKDKQLVILDEEHEDISPEDLKNELPERQPRFLVYSYKYQHDDGRVSYPLCFIFSSPVGCKPEQQMMYAGSKNKLVQTVELTKVFEIRNTEDLTEEWLREKLGFFR; this is encoded by the exons ATG agtgaGTCTTTAGTTGTGTGTGAGGTAGATGAAGATCTGGTGAAAAAGTTGAGGGATTTCCGCTTCAGGAAGGAAACCAACAATGCTGCCATCATCA TGAAGATTGATAAAGATAAACAGCTGGTGATTCTGGATGAGGAGCATGAG GATATTTCCCCTGAAGACCTGAAGAATGAGCTACCTGAAAGACAGCCCAG ATTTTTAGTCTACAGCTATAAGTACCAGCATGATGATGGGAGAGTGTCATACCCCCTGTGTTTTATCTTCTCCAGTCCTGTTG GATGCAAACCTGAGCAGCAGATGATGTATGCTGGCAGCAAAAACAAACTGGTGCAGACAGTTGAGCTGACCAAG GTGTTTGAGATCAGAAACACTGAAGATCTGACTGAGGAATGGCTAAGAGAGAAACTGGGCTTTTTCCGCTAA